From the genome of Candidatus Micrarchaeia archaeon:
CTCCCTTTTTTCCCCTATGCGCAGGAATTTCATCCCTTCGTCGTACACGATGTTGCTCCTGCTCCTGAGCGGAAGGTCGAATTTGGGTTCCTCCCCTCTTATAACTTCATCAGCGAGCTTTTTGCCCAGGTTCCGGAGCCGTTCCAGCGTCTCCTTCTCCCCGAGCAGCTCCATCCGAGAAACCGGGGTTGATACCCCGTCGCCTGCCCTATCTTTCGGTTTTTTGGATTCATCGCCGAACGGATGCGCCACTGCCCGTGGGGCCTCTTCAGCGATGTTCGTCTTTTCGCTTTTTTTAGCCATGAGCATCACTCTTCAGGAACTTCCGGTTCCTCAAGTTTCTCCTTCTTCTCCTCGCCGTTGCCGTTCTCCCCGTTGCTTTCATTTGCGTATTTCCTCTCCACTATTTCAACAAGCTTCTTCCCGAGCTCCTCGCTCTTAGTGCCCGAGAGCTCGCCCAAATCCTTGGATAATTGCTCTATGTACCTGAAGACCGCCTTCTTCTTCCCTTCGCGCTCCCTTTCGCGCACCACGCTTCCAACGTAGCGCTGCATCAAGCGCGCGGCCTCCTGCACCGCATTCCTTATCTCATCCATTATCTCCTCGTCAGTGGAGATTGCCTGCTTGCCCGCCCCGGTGTAAGGGACGTGCACAGAAGTGAAGTTTATGAAAACCGTTATCGCGCTATTGTCAAAATCCTTTATCCCATACCTCTTCCAATCTATGTTCTTCACCGCCTCGGTTATCCCGCACCCTCCTGCGTCGAAAAGCAGAGGGACCCGGTTCGCGAACCTCATTATGTCCCCTGCCCTGCCCCCCTCGGTCTTCTCGTGGCCTGAGTTCCCGCCGTAAGCTATAGCGGCCTCCACCAGGAACGGAATCCCGCCCCTGAAAACCTTCGGGCTCCTTTCAGTCACCGCCATGAATTCGGGCACAAGGATGTTCTTCACCGCCTTCTCAATCTGCTCCTTCCCTATGGGAACCACGCTGTCCGTCGCAGGGGCTATCCACTTCACCTGCTTGAACACCTTTACGAGCTTATCCGCCTCCTCCCAGCTCAAATCCTTGGGCTTCCTGCCGAAATTTATTTCTGGAGCTAGCGCCCTTATATCGGAAACCTTGTTCGCGCTCACTCTGGAGAAAGAATCCTGGAGGAACTGGTTGAGCGTC
Proteins encoded in this window:
- the top6B gene encoding DNA topoisomerase VI subunit B translates to MGDVFDKFKEYSVAEFFKKNRQMLGFSGKVRSLTTIVHEYITNSLDSCEEHGILPDIRVEIKELENGNLRTKVQDNGTGIPEKLIGKALGQMLAGTKFARYAQQRGQQGIGATGCTMYALLTTGKPIYVESRYKEAIVKCNLAIDFKSNSPVITNLVKEPNADGTGLVIEAEFSDVKYDSGAYGVYEYLRRTALANPHAQITLVEPGGNSVTFPRSDERIPPKPRDVLPHPLGITTHDLIDFSKRVNEGTLNQFLQDSFSRVSANKVSDIRALAPEINFGRKPKDLSWEEADKLVKVFKQVKWIAPATDSVVPIGKEQIEKAVKNILVPEFMAVTERSPKVFRGGIPFLVEAAIAYGGNSGHEKTEGGRAGDIMRFANRVPLLFDAGGCGITEAVKNIDWKRYGIKDFDNSAITVFINFTSVHVPYTGAGKQAISTDEEIMDEIRNAVQEAARLMQRYVGSVVREREREGKKKAVFRYIEQLSKDLGELSGTKSEELGKKLVEIVERKYANESNGENGNGEEKKEKLEEPEVPEE